From the Cyanobacteriota bacterium genome, the window TGGGCTGTACCTGCAAAGTCATTGTCAGGAGTGAGAAACAACATGCAATGACATTCTTTGCGCTCGCGCATAGGCACGCAGGGACAGTTCCAGAACGCTGCTGCGACTTCTGCTTCTTTATCTTCATAGTGGCGGCAGGGACACAATGGTGCGCCTAGCTCATCTTTGTGCTTAGCTAGGCCCTCAATGACCACAGCAGTCACACCTAAGTCAGCGCAGAAATAAGTGCCAGTGCGCTTGGCATAGGTTTCAGCAAAATGCCGCATGGCTTCTAAGCTTTTATCAGTTGCTTGGGTAGTTGTCGGAGTATTCATCGGCAGGGGAGACAGAAGAGGTAATTATCGATATAATCTAAAGCAACATGTATGTTGTCTAAGTATCTTTAGGGTACTTTAGAAACGTACACGTTGTCAAAGTAATTTAATGTAAATCATACGGTAAAGCGGGAACGTTCTGAAAACGTATGTCTGGCGATCGCAAAGTGTCTTCCCCTTCACAGTCTGCTCCAGATGCGCTTATTGCTGAGTCGCAGCTTGACGATCGTGCTGGCTCCGCATCCTCGACCAAGCAAGATATTCTGACCCATTTGCTCAAGCAGGGTGAGGCAACTGCCCAGGATTTAGCTGATTGGTTGGCTATTACTCCTCAGGCAGTGCGTCGCCACCTGAAAGACTTAGAGGCCGATGGTCTGATTCAGCATCAAGCCATCCAGACTGGTATGGGCCGCCCTAACTATGTCTACAGACTCAGCGCCGCTGGACGAGAGCAGTTTCCCGATTGCTATAGTGACTTTGCTCTCTCACTGCTGGACACGTTAAAGGAAACGGTTGGTCAAGAGCAGGTCAGTACAATTTTGCAAAAGCAGTGGCAACGGAAAGCCATGGACTATCGGCAACAGTTGGGGCACGGTTCACTGCGCGATCGTGTTGCTGCCCTGGTGAAATTACGCCGTCAAGAGGGATTTATGGCAGAACTCCACTGCCCTGAACCCGATGCATCTGGCCAGGAACGTTACATTATCGCTGAGTATCACTGTGCTATTTCCCATATTGCCGAG encodes:
- a CDS encoding ferredoxin--nitrite reductase is translated as MNTPTTTQATDKSLEAMRHFAETYAKRTGTYFCADLGVTAVVIEGLAKHKDELGAPLCPCRHYEDKEAEVAAAFWNCPCVPMRERKECHCMLFLTPDNDFAGTAQEISFEQIRSTTSQY
- the sufR gene encoding iron-sulfur cluster biosynthesis transcriptional regulator SufR, producing MSGDRKVSSPSQSAPDALIAESQLDDRAGSASSTKQDILTHLLKQGEATAQDLADWLAITPQAVRRHLKDLEADGLIQHQAIQTGMGRPNYVYRLSAAGREQFPDCYSDFALSLLDTLKETVGQEQVSTILQKQWQRKAMDYRQQLGHGSLRDRVAALVKLRRQEGFMAELHCPEPDASGQERYIIAEYHCAISHIAESFPAVCGHELELFAAALQDCTVERTHWLVNGEHRCGYLIQATS